A window of Ictidomys tridecemlineatus isolate mIctTri1 chromosome 1, mIctTri1.hap1, whole genome shotgun sequence contains these coding sequences:
- the Ube2b gene encoding ubiquitin-conjugating enzyme E2 B isoform X1 has protein sequence MSTPARRRLMRDFKRLQEDPPVGVSGAPSENNIMQWNAVIFGPEGTPFEDGTFKLVIEFSEEYPNKPPTVRFLSKMFHPNVYADGSICLDILQNRWSPTYDVSSILTSIQSLLDEPNPNSPANSQAAQLYQENKREYEKRVSAIVEQSWNDS, from the exons ATGTCGACCCCGGCCCGGAGGAGGCTCATGCGGGATTTCAAGCG ATTGCAAGAGGACCCACCTGTGGGTGTCAGTGGTGCACCATCTGAAAACAACATCATGCAGTGGAATGCAGTTATATTTGG ACCAGAAGGGACACCCTTTGAAGATG GTACTTTTAAACTAGTAATAGAATTTTCTGAAGAATATCCAAATAAACCACCAACTGTTAGGTTTTTATCCAAAATGTTTCATCCAAATG TGTATGCTGATGGCAGCATATGTTTAGATATCCTTCAGAATCGATGGAGTCCAACATATGATGTATCTTCTATCTTAACATCAATTCAG tctctgctgGATGAACCGAATCCAAATAGTCCAGCTAATAGCCAGGCAGCACAGCTTTATCAGGAAAACAAACGAGAATATGAAAAAAGAGTTTCGGCCATTGTTGAACAAAGCTGGAATGATTCATAA
- the Ube2b gene encoding ubiquitin-conjugating enzyme E2 B isoform X3, whose protein sequence is MQWNAVIFGPEGTPFEDGTFKLVIEFSEEYPNKPPTVRFLSKMFHPNVYADGSICLDILQNRWSPTYDVSSILTSIQSLLDEPNPNSPANSQAAQLYQENKREYEKRVSAIVEQSWNDS, encoded by the exons ATGCAGTGGAATGCAGTTATATTTGG ACCAGAAGGGACACCCTTTGAAGATG GTACTTTTAAACTAGTAATAGAATTTTCTGAAGAATATCCAAATAAACCACCAACTGTTAGGTTTTTATCCAAAATGTTTCATCCAAATG TGTATGCTGATGGCAGCATATGTTTAGATATCCTTCAGAATCGATGGAGTCCAACATATGATGTATCTTCTATCTTAACATCAATTCAG tctctgctgGATGAACCGAATCCAAATAGTCCAGCTAATAGCCAGGCAGCACAGCTTTATCAGGAAAACAAACGAGAATATGAAAAAAGAGTTTCGGCCATTGTTGAACAAAGCTGGAATGATTCATAA
- the Ube2b gene encoding ubiquitin-conjugating enzyme E2 B isoform X2: MSTPARRRLMRDFKRLQEDPPVGVSGAPSENNIMQWNAVIFGPEGTPFEDVYADGSICLDILQNRWSPTYDVSSILTSIQSLLDEPNPNSPANSQAAQLYQENKREYEKRVSAIVEQSWNDS, translated from the exons ATGTCGACCCCGGCCCGGAGGAGGCTCATGCGGGATTTCAAGCG ATTGCAAGAGGACCCACCTGTGGGTGTCAGTGGTGCACCATCTGAAAACAACATCATGCAGTGGAATGCAGTTATATTTGG ACCAGAAGGGACACCCTTTGAAGATG TGTATGCTGATGGCAGCATATGTTTAGATATCCTTCAGAATCGATGGAGTCCAACATATGATGTATCTTCTATCTTAACATCAATTCAG tctctgctgGATGAACCGAATCCAAATAGTCCAGCTAATAGCCAGGCAGCACAGCTTTATCAGGAAAACAAACGAGAATATGAAAAAAGAGTTTCGGCCATTGTTGAACAAAGCTGGAATGATTCATAA